One stretch of Deltaproteobacteria bacterium DNA includes these proteins:
- a CDS encoding hemolysin III family protein, producing MQINPSEKPLRKLSKDGSLHVTDEVYNTLISATGALLALLGAISLVYLSVKNRKPWHIAGFTVYGTALFQLFLSSALHHGIDGSEKTEHGLRQLDYYAIFVMIAGSFTPLCLILLRNTLGWSVLALVWFLSILGILLKMLYPSLPKWFSTTLYIGMGWLGLLIAKPVYLLVPQVIFGLMIGGFFYTVGALLFFLERPNPFPGKFGFHEIWHLFVLAGATSHFCIMYFYLLPFPS from the coding sequence GTGCAAATAAATCCCTCAGAAAAACCCCTAAGAAAGTTGAGCAAAGACGGAAGCCTCCACGTCACCGATGAAGTCTACAACACCCTCATCTCGGCAACAGGCGCTTTGTTGGCACTCCTTGGCGCGATTTCACTTGTTTATCTCTCTGTCAAAAACCGCAAACCCTGGCATATCGCTGGCTTTACAGTCTATGGAACCGCCTTGTTTCAGCTTTTTCTTTCCAGCGCCCTTCATCACGGAATAGATGGCTCGGAAAAAACCGAGCATGGGTTGCGACAGCTGGATTACTACGCTATTTTTGTGATGATCGCGGGTTCTTTCACGCCGCTTTGCCTCATCCTTTTAAGAAATACTTTAGGCTGGAGTGTGTTAGCTTTGGTCTGGTTTTTGTCGATTTTGGGAATCCTCTTGAAAATGCTCTATCCTTCGCTTCCCAAATGGTTTTCAACCACGTTGTATATCGGTATGGGCTGGTTGGGGTTACTGATCGCAAAACCTGTTTATCTGCTCGTTCCCCAAGTTATTTTTGGGTTGATGATAGGAGGTTTTTTTTACACGGTAGGAGCCCTCCTGTTTTTTTTGGAGCGACCCAATCCATTTCCAGGCAAGTTTGGCTTTCATGAAATTTGGCACCTGTTTGTTTTGGCAGGAGCCACCTCTCATTTTTGCATCATGTATTTTTATCTTCTGCCCTTTCCATCCTGA